The Psychrosphaera ytuae genome includes a region encoding these proteins:
- a CDS encoding PepSY-associated TM helix domain-containing protein: MRKKIFKWHSVSALIAMLPLFIISITGSILVFKVEVDYLLMPEKTMVDVSDSTPRLPIDTLIESVNQAHPEYVVGSWEIFDNKVRADTAYLIEKGTDEWHKLYINQYTGEVLAAPVDVSHYLTDWLLDLHYKFLLNTSGATVGAVVAILFLFLGGSGIYLYRNFWKHFFTLRIDKARRIFFSDIHKMIGIVSSPIILILAFTGGYWNISEVVHEVTEHAFEEHYLIEKPLYNTDLSIQALLDEQTQHIKDFKATYLVLPFEPELPITFYGEVNSANPLHSEYASTLTYDVQSGELLQVADVRTSPTLHVVVDSFRKLHFGYFGGLTTKIIWCVIGLSPVFLAFTGLYLYLVRSRRITG, translated from the coding sequence ATGAGAAAAAAGATCTTTAAATGGCATTCTGTATCAGCACTGATTGCTATGTTGCCGCTATTTATTATTTCTATAACGGGCAGTATTTTGGTGTTTAAAGTCGAGGTCGATTACCTTCTAATGCCTGAAAAAACGATGGTTGATGTCAGTGACTCAACTCCCCGTTTACCCATTGATACTCTAATCGAGTCGGTTAACCAAGCCCATCCAGAGTATGTAGTAGGTAGTTGGGAGATTTTCGACAATAAAGTGAGAGCAGACACTGCATATTTGATCGAAAAAGGCACTGATGAATGGCACAAGCTATACATAAACCAATACACTGGCGAAGTGTTGGCAGCCCCAGTGGACGTTTCCCATTATTTAACCGACTGGCTGTTGGATCTCCATTACAAGTTTTTGTTGAATACGTCTGGGGCAACCGTTGGCGCAGTCGTCGCGATCTTGTTCTTGTTTTTAGGTGGTTCTGGCATTTATTTATACCGAAACTTTTGGAAACACTTCTTCACGTTGAGAATCGACAAGGCACGTAGGATCTTTTTTAGCGACATCCACAAGATGATTGGTATTGTGAGCTCGCCCATAATACTTATTTTGGCTTTTACGGGCGGCTATTGGAATATCTCTGAGGTTGTTCATGAAGTCACCGAACACGCCTTTGAAGAACATTACTTAATCGAGAAGCCACTCTATAACACAGACTTGTCTATACAAGCGTTATTAGATGAGCAAACCCAACACATAAAAGACTTTAAGGCGACATATTTGGTTTTACCTTTTGAGCCTGAATTACCTATTACTTTTTATGGTGAAGTCAACAGTGCCAATCCATTACACAGTGAATATGCAAGTACACTGACTTATGATGTTCAGAGCGGGGAGTTATTACAAGTTGCGGATGTGAGAACCAGTCCAACTCTTCACGTCGTTGTAGATAGCTTTAGAAAGCTGCATTTTGGATATTTTGGTGGCTTAACGACCAAAATTATTTGGTGTGTGATTGGTTTAAGTCCTGTATTTTTAGCATTTACAGGTTTGTATTTATATTTGGTGAGAAGTCGCCGAATTACAGGTTAA
- a CDS encoding ATP-dependent zinc protease family protein, whose product MSKKITVGNLEICNLPDLGIKEMEVRVDTGAKTSSLHVDNIQKCSIKGKPGVKFDIHPDFHNVSRIQTCTAYIHDMRKIKSSNGVSEQRYVIKTPIQLGKSEWEIEITLTDRSDMSYLMLLGREGLGKRFLVDPSEVFMASEKEE is encoded by the coding sequence ATGAGCAAAAAAATAACTGTTGGTAATTTAGAAATTTGTAACTTACCTGACTTAGGTATTAAAGAAATGGAAGTACGTGTTGATACAGGTGCCAAAACCTCTTCTTTACACGTTGATAATATCCAAAAGTGTTCAATTAAAGGTAAGCCCGGGGTTAAGTTTGATATTCATCCCGACTTTCATAACGTAAGTCGAATTCAAACCTGTACTGCTTACATTCATGACATGCGTAAGATCAAATCTTCAAATGGCGTATCGGAGCAACGTTATGTGATCAAAACCCCAATTCAACTTGGTAAGAGTGAATGGGAAATTGAAATCACCTTAACCGACCGCAGTGATATGAGCTACCTGATGTTATTAGGGCGTGAAGGATTGGGCAAACGCTTTTTAGTAGACCCTTCTGAAGTGTTTATGGCATCAGAAAAAGAAGAATAA
- a CDS encoding succinylglutamate desuccinylase/aspartoacylase family protein, with protein sequence MKHEPLFIDGNEILPGTTVKLDLPVAKLYTDADVTIPVQIFRAKRPGPTVFISAAIHGDELNGIEIIRRFISNPKFKLLRGTLIAVPMVNVYGVVNQSRYMPDRRDLNRSFPGSAKGSLASRVANKFMTEIVQKCDYGIDLHTGAIHRSNLPQIRANLKDPETNELAQMFGVPVVLNSELLEGSLREAAADSDTKILLYEAGEALRFDEFSIRAGVKGLSNILRHFGMLRRSHQKKLTCAVANSSKWYRASASGIVNNKKSLGDKVEKGDVLAEIGSPYGEVFSNVIADKNGIVIGMQNIPLVQEGEAMFHIAFFSEEDDEIVEQIETVQEQLLPELSGGIEQ encoded by the coding sequence ATGAAACACGAACCATTGTTTATCGATGGCAATGAGATTTTACCTGGTACAACGGTCAAGCTTGATTTGCCCGTTGCCAAGCTCTATACCGACGCAGACGTAACGATTCCGGTGCAGATTTTTAGAGCAAAGCGACCTGGTCCTACAGTATTCATTAGTGCTGCAATTCACGGTGACGAACTTAATGGTATAGAGATAATTCGTCGATTTATCTCTAACCCTAAGTTCAAGTTATTGCGTGGTACACTAATCGCTGTACCAATGGTCAATGTATATGGCGTCGTAAACCAAAGTCGCTACATGCCTGACCGTCGTGATCTTAATCGAAGCTTTCCAGGTTCAGCTAAAGGCTCATTAGCCTCAAGAGTCGCGAATAAGTTTATGACTGAAATTGTTCAGAAATGTGACTATGGTATTGATTTGCACACAGGTGCAATCCATCGTTCAAACCTTCCGCAAATTCGGGCCAACTTAAAAGATCCAGAGACCAATGAGTTAGCACAAATGTTTGGCGTACCAGTGGTGCTTAACTCTGAACTTTTAGAAGGCTCACTGCGTGAGGCCGCCGCCGACTCTGATACTAAAATACTTCTGTATGAAGCTGGTGAAGCTTTGCGATTTGACGAGTTTTCAATACGTGCGGGTGTTAAGGGTTTAAGTAACATTCTACGCCACTTTGGTATGTTGCGCCGCTCACACCAGAAAAAACTCACGTGTGCGGTCGCAAATAGCAGTAAGTGGTACAGAGCAAGTGCCTCTGGTATTGTGAACAACAAAAAATCGTTAGGCGACAAGGTTGAAAAAGGCGACGTACTAGCCGAAATAGGCAGTCCTTACGGAGAAGTGTTCAGCAACGTCATTGCGGATAAAAACGGCATCGTCATTGGTATGCAAAATATACCACTTGTACAAGAAGGCGAAGCTATGTTCCATATCGCCTTTTTCAGCGAAGAAGATGATGAAATTGTTGAACAAATCGAAACGGTTCAAGAACAACTTTTACCTGAACTATCAGGCGGAATAGAGCAATGA
- the rimK gene encoding 30S ribosomal protein S6--L-glutamate ligase, whose product MKIAILSRNENLYSTRRLKEAGEAMGHQVDVIDTLHCYMDITSSRPTVRYHGSELPKYDAVIPRIGASVTFYGTAVVRQFEMMGTYSINESVAISRSRDKLRSLQLLSRKGIGLPRTGFANRPDKIKDLIKNVGGAPLVIKLLEGTQGIGVVLAETNKTAEAIIEAFMGLDADILVQEFIKEAGGADIRCLVVGGKVVAAMKRQGAEGEFRSNLHRGGSATLVRLSKEERATAVNAAKAMGLNFCGVDILQSANGPMVMEVNSSPGLEGIETATGKDVATLVIESIVKNSKPNNNRTRGKG is encoded by the coding sequence ATGAAAATTGCCATCTTGTCACGTAACGAAAACTTGTACTCTACACGTCGCTTAAAAGAAGCTGGCGAAGCTATGGGTCATCAGGTCGATGTCATCGACACTCTTCACTGTTACATGGACATAACTTCAAGCCGACCGACAGTAAGGTACCACGGTTCCGAGTTACCCAAATACGATGCGGTCATTCCTCGAATCGGTGCTTCGGTAACCTTTTATGGTACGGCGGTAGTTAGGCAATTTGAAATGATGGGTACATACTCAATCAATGAATCCGTTGCCATTAGCCGCAGCCGCGACAAATTGCGTTCTTTGCAATTATTGTCACGCAAGGGTATCGGCTTGCCTCGTACTGGTTTCGCAAACCGTCCTGATAAAATTAAAGACTTAATCAAAAATGTCGGTGGCGCACCACTGGTGATCAAGTTATTAGAAGGGACTCAAGGTATCGGTGTTGTACTAGCCGAAACTAATAAAACTGCTGAGGCCATTATCGAAGCCTTTATGGGACTTGATGCTGACATCCTAGTTCAAGAGTTTATCAAAGAAGCCGGCGGCGCAGACATCCGCTGTTTGGTTGTGGGCGGAAAAGTAGTTGCAGCAATGAAACGCCAAGGCGCAGAAGGTGAGTTCCGCTCTAACCTGCACCGCGGTGGTAGTGCAACCCTTGTTCGACTATCAAAAGAAGAACGTGCAACTGCGGTTAATGCTGCCAAAGCAATGGGCTTGAATTTCTGTGGCGTGGATATTTTGCAATCGGCCAATGGTCCTATGGTAATGGAAGTAAACTCTTCACCAGGCCTTGAAGGCATTGAAACAGCAACAGGTAAAGACGTTGCAACTTTGGTTATCGAATCAATTGTTAAAAACAGTAAGCCAAATAACAACCGCACTAGAGGCAAAGGTTAA